A single genomic interval of Zonotrichia albicollis isolate bZonAlb1 chromosome 33, bZonAlb1.hap1, whole genome shotgun sequence harbors:
- the ARF3 gene encoding ADP-ribosylation factor 3 isoform X1, producing MGNIFGNLLKSLIGKKEMRILMVGLDAAGKTTILYKLKLGEIVTTIPTIGFNVETVEYKNISFTVWDVGGQDKIRPLWRHYFQNTQGLIFVVDSNDRERVNEAREELMRMLAEDELRDAVLLVFANKQDLPNAMNAAEITDKLGLHSLRHRNWYIQATCATSGDGLYEGLDWLANQLKNKK from the exons ATGGGCAACATCTTCGGGAACCTGCTGAAGAGCCTGATCGGCAAGAAGGAGATGCGGATCCTCATGGTGGGGCTGGACGCTGCTGGCAAGACCACCATCCTCTACAAGCTCAAACTGGGCGAGATCGTCACCACCATCCCCACCATCG GGTTCAACGTGGAGACAGTGGAATACAAGAACATCAGCTTCACCGTGTGGGATGTGGGTGGGCAGGACAAGATCCGGCCCCTCTGGAGGCATTACTTCCAGAACACCCAGG gGCTGATCTTCGTGGTGGACAGCAACGACCGGGAGCGGGTGAACGAGGCGCGGGAGGAGCTGATGCGGATGCTGGCGGAGGATGAGCTCAGGGACGCCGTCCTCCTCGTCTTCGCCAACaagcag GACCTGCCCAACGCCATGAACGCAGCGGAGATCACGGACAAGCTGGGGCTGCACTCCCTGCGCCACCGTAACTGGTACATCCAGGCCACCTGTGCCACCAGCGGCGACGGGCTCTACGAGGGCCTCGACTGGCTCGCCAACCAGCTCAAGAACAAGAAATGA
- the ARF3 gene encoding ADP-ribosylation factor 3 isoform X2: MGNIFGNLLKSLIGKKEMRILMVGLDAAGKTTILYKLKLGEIVTTIPTIGFNVETVEYKNISFTVWDVGGQDKIRPLWRHYFQNTQGLIFVVDSNDRERVNEAREELMRMLAEDELRDAVLLVFANKQDLPNAMNAAEITDKLGLHSLRHRNWYIQATCATSGDGLYEGLDWLANQLKNKK; encoded by the exons ATGGGCAACATCTTCGGGAACCTGCTGAAGAGCCTGATCGGCAAGAAGGAGATGCGGATCCTCATGGTGGGGCTGGACGCTGCTGGCAAGACCACCATCCTCTACAAGCTCAAACTGGGCGAGATCGTCACCACCATCCCCACCATCG GGTTCAACGTGGAGACAGTGGAGTACAAGAACATCAGCTTCACCGTGTGGGATG TGGGTGGGCAGGACAAGATCCGGCCCCTCTGGAGGCATTACTTCCAGAACACCCAGG gGCTGATCTTCGTGGTGGACAGCAACGACCGGGAGCGGGTGAACGAGGCGCGGGAGGAGCTGATGCGGATGCTGGCGGAGGATGAGCTCAGGGACGCCGTCCTCCTCGTCTTCGCCAACaagcag GACCTGCCCAACGCCATGAACGCAGCGGAGATCACGGACAAGCTGGGGCTGCACTCCCTGCGCCACCGTAACTGGTACATCCAGGCCACCTGTGCCACCAGCGGCGACGGGCTCTACGAGGGCCTCGACTGGCTCGCCAACCAGCTCAAGAACAAGAAATGA